A stretch of DNA from Clostridium sp. JN-9:
TATCACCTCAGAATTAAAATATCAGATACGCTGAAAATTAGAAAAGCAACACTTACTAATTCATTAATATTATAAGATGCAATCTTTGCATTCTTTAAATTATCTGAAGAAACCATTTTGTGCTCTGCTATTAATAAAATACATATTATAACTAAGCCTATTGCATAAAGCCAGCTCATTTTTTCAATAAAGTATATAGAAATTAATAGTATTGCTGAAATAAAGTGAAATAAAGCAGATATTTTTAAAGCATTTTCTACTCCAAAATAAGCGGGGATTGAGTAAAGCCCATTTTTCCTATCAAATTCAGCATCCTGAGCCCCATAAATAATATCGAATCCAGAAACCCAAAGTGCATCAGCAGCTCCTAAGATTAAGCATGTCCAAGAAATATTACCGGCAACTGCTATCCATGCTCCTACAGGAGCTGCCGCACATGTAATTCCCAAAATAATGTGACATGCCCATGTGAATCTTTTGGTATATGAATATCCAATCAAAAGGATTAATGCTAAAGGCAGAAGCTTAAAGCATAATGGATTCAGCATATAAGCTGCAACTGATAAAAGCATGAAACATAATACTACAAAGATTATGACCTCTGCCTTATTCATAAGTCCTTGTGGAAGCTGTCTGTCAGCAGTTCTTGGATTCTTTGCATCTATATTCATATCTATTACTCTGTTTAATGCATTTGCTCCTGTTCTGGCGCCTATAAAGGCCATAATTATCCAGAATATTGTCTTTGCACCAGGCAGTCCATTTGCAGCTAATAACATAGAGAATAAAGCAAATGAAAATGAAAAAATAGTATGAGAAAACATTACAAGCTTTCCATAATCCTTAATCTTCTGTAAAACCATATTCCTGCCACCTCCTGTTAACCATTTCCTTTATATCCTCACTCATTTCAATATCATTTGGCCATGGTCTGGTATGTCCTTCAGATGCCCATTTTTTTGTTGCATCTATTCCCATTCTATAGCCATAGTATGGAAGATCAGAAGCATGATCTAATGCATCTAAGGGTCCTTCTGAAATAACCACATCTCTTTTAGCATCAATATTATTAAATACCTTCCATGCCACTGTTGACAAATCATGTACATTAATTTGCTCATCTACTACAATAATCATTTTGGTATACATCATTTGTCCAATACCCCATAAAGAGTTCATTATTTTTTTAGCATGACCAGGGTATCTTTTTTTAATGGATACAATAACACAATTGTGGAAAACACCTTCTAATGGGAAATTAATATCTATTATTTCAGGGAACTCCATTTTAATTAATGGAAGAAAAATTCTTTCTGTAGCTTTTCCCAAATAACAATCCTCCATTGGAGGTTTACCTACTACTGTAGCAGGATAAATGGCATTTTTTTTATGAGTTATGGCAGTTAAATGAAATACAGGATACATATCTGCTAATGAATAATAACCTGTATGATCTCCAAAGGGCCCTTCAAGTCTTAAATCTTCATTAACATCAACATATCCTTCTAATATAAATTCCGCATTTGCAGGTACATATATGTCATTTGTCTTACATTTTACAATTGGAAGAGGAGAGTTTCTTAGAAAGCCTGAAAAAAGCATTTCATCTATCATCTTAGGAAGAGGTGCAGTTGCAGAATAAATAGTTGCAGGATCGCTTCCAAGTGCAACAGATACAGGCATTCTTCCACCAGATTTTTTA
This window harbors:
- a CDS encoding UbiA-like polyprenyltransferase — its product is MVLQKIKDYGKLVMFSHTIFSFSFALFSMLLAANGLPGAKTIFWIIMAFIGARTGANALNRVIDMNIDAKNPRTADRQLPQGLMNKAEVIIFVVLCFMLLSVAAYMLNPLCFKLLPLALILLIGYSYTKRFTWACHIILGITCAAAPVGAWIAVAGNISWTCLILGAADALWVSGFDIIYGAQDAEFDRKNGLYSIPAYFGVENALKISALFHFISAILLISIYFIEKMSWLYAIGLVIICILLIAEHKMVSSDNLKNAKIASYNINELVSVAFLIFSVSDILILR
- a CDS encoding menaquinone biosynthesis decarboxylase, encoding MAYKDLRDFINKLDENKMIKYIDAEVDAELEITEITDRISKANGPALLFQNVKNSKYPVLINTFGSYDRLDLALQVNNLDDIAEKISDFMEMSHYIGLINKVKSVPKLAKLALIFPRKVDKAPCQEIIEEDPDLSTLPILKCWPEDGGKFITLPLVITRDPETGMQNMGMYRLQVYDNKTTGMHWHLHKDGREIYDKYKKSGGRMPVSVALGSDPATIYSATAPLPKMIDEMLFSGFLRNSPLPIVKCKTNDIYVPANAEFILEGYVDVNEDLRLEGPFGDHTGYYSLADMYPVFHLTAITHKKNAIYPATVVGKPPMEDCYLGKATERIFLPLIKMEFPEIIDINFPLEGVFHNCVIVSIKKRYPGHAKKIMNSLWGIGQMMYTKMIIVVDEQINVHDLSTVAWKVFNNIDAKRDVVISEGPLDALDHASDLPYYGYRMGIDATKKWASEGHTRPWPNDIEMSEDIKEMVNRRWQEYGFTED